The following DNA comes from Streptococcus pasteurianus.
TCAGATTGATTCTGTCAAAGTTCCTAGCAAGGAAAGTCTGGTTAGTCAGGTAACATCTTTGACTAGGATTTCAGAGATGTCGTATTCTGATGGTAGTTCGATTGCAAGTATTGATACTGATTTGTTGCGAACACCTGTTGAAAGCGACGAGATTTCAGACAATGTTAAAAAAGCCATTATTGCGACTGAGGATGAAAATTTTGAGAGCCATGATGGTGTTGTTCCAAAAGCTGTTTTTCGTGCAACCTTGGCTTCAGTGCTTGGTTTGGGTGAGACAAGTGGTGGATCAACTCTTACGCAACAGTTGATTAAACAACAAATTTTGGGAGACGATCCAACCTTTAGACGTAAATCACGCGAAATTATCTACGCATTAGCGCTGGAACGTTATTTGAGTAAGGATGAGATTTTGACTGATTATCTTAATGTCTCTCCATTCGGACGTAATAATAAAGGTGAAAATATTGCTGGGATTGAGGAAGCAGCGCAAGGTATTTTTGGCGTTTCAGCCAGTGATTTGACAATTCCACAAGCGGCATTTTTGGCTGGTTTGCCACAAAGTCCGATTGTCTATTCCCCATACACAGCTACAGGGCAGTTGAAAGACGAGGAGGATATGGCTTATGGTTTGTCTCGTCAGCAAGATGTCCTTTACAATATATATCGCGCAGGCTATTTGACTAAAGCTGAATATGAGGAATATAAGGCTTATGATGTTAGTCGGGATTTCATTCAACCTGAATCGACGACAACGAGTGAACATGATTTTCTTTATTATGCTGTTTTAGAAGAAGCTCAGGATATCATGTATGATTATTTGGTTGAGCAAAATGGTGTTTCTGAACAAGAACTAAAAAATGATTCAACGAAGGAATCTTACCAAAAATTGGCTTTAGAAGCGTTGCAACAGGGGGGGTATACCGTTAAAACAACGATTGATAAAGATGTTTATAATACCATGCAGAATGCTGTGGCACAGTATGGTAGCACGCTTGACCAAGGAAGCTCTCAAACAGTTGAGGTTGGTAATGTCTTGATGGATAATTCTACTGGAGCTATTCTAGGCTTTATTGGTGGACGGGATTATTCAACTAACCAGAACAACCATGCGTTTGATACTGCGAGGTCGCCAGGGTCAAGTATTAAGCCGATTATCGCATATGGGATTGCTATTGACCAAGGGCTTTTAGGTAGTGCTAGTATGTTATCTAACTATCCGACAACTTTCTCTAGTGGTCAGTCAATCATGCACGGTAGTGAAGAAGGAACGGCAATGGTTACTCTCCAAGAAGCTTTGAATACGTCATGGAATATTCCAGCTTATTGGACGTATCAAATGTTGCTCAATGATGACGTTGATGTTGAATCTTACATGAAGAAAATGGGATATGATATTGATGATTATTCTATTGAAAGCTTGCCTTTAGGTGGAGGAATTGAGACAACAGTTCTTCAACAAGTTAATGCTTACCAAATGATTTCAAATGGTGGTGTTTACTTGAAAGGTTACATGGTTGACAGTATCACAGATAGTCAAGGCAATGTTATTTATCAACATAAAGCTAATCCTGTACGTGTCTTTTCTGAAGCAACGGCTAGCATTTTAAATCAGTTATTAAAAGAAGTTATCACTGGTGGTGGTACGACAAAATTTTATGCAGATTTGAAGAGTTTAAATGCGACAGCCGCTAGTGCGGATTGGACAGGTAAAACCGGTACAACTGACAATTATACAGACGTGTGGCTTGTGCTATCAACACCGAAAGTAACGCTTGGTGGTTGGGCAGGTAATGACGACAATACTTCCTTACCTGATGCAGCAGGATATTCTTATAATGCGCAGTACATGGCTTATTTGGTTAATGCCATCTATAACGCTGATTCAAGTGTCTTAGGTGTTGGTAAGAAATATAGTTTGTCTTCAAATGTTATCAAATCAACTGTTCTTAAAGCAACAGGTTTACAGCCTGGTACGGTGACGGTCAATGGTCGTTCGCTTACTGTGAGTGGTGAAACAACGACAAGTTATTGGGCTAAGAATGGTGCAGGTACAATGACTTATAAATTTGCTATTGGTGGGACAGATAGTGATTATACAAAAGCTTGGGAAAGTTTGTTGAGTAATTCATCTATCACAACAAGTAGCAGCAACTAATATACTTGCAAAAATTAAAAAAATAAGGTATAATGTTAACAATTATTTGTCGTCTGCTTTAGTTGAAATATTGTCCAACTAAGGTTTACAGCAGTTAAATCACACTTTTACTGGTCAGATTTAGCTGCTCTTTTTGTGCCTAATTTTAGAAAAAATAGGAGTTGTAACCTATATTTAAAGATTCTAAAAATTCACATCAACGACACACTTGGCAGGGTGTTTTAATGAGCAACCTAACTATAAAGGTCAAAATGAAAAATAATGATGATTCTCGTCAAAATGAAGGGAATCGGGTTATGTGACATTTATTGACCTCTGTATTTTAATGAAGGAGTAAAAAACTTGGCAGGACATGAAGTTCAGTACGGAAAACACCGTACACGTCGTAGCTTTTCAAGAATCAAGGAAGTTCTTGATTTACCTAACTTGATTGAAATTCAAACGGATTCTTTTAAAGACTTCTTGGATAATGGATTGAGAGAAGTTTTTGAAGATGTACTTCCGATTACAAACTTTACGGATACTATGGAGCTTGAATTTGTTGGTTACGAATTAAAAGAGCCTAAATATACGCTTGAAGAAGCTCGTATCCACGATGCATCTTATTCAGCACCTATTTTTGTAACCTTCCGTTTGATTAATAAAGAAACAGGAGAAATCAAAACTCAAGAAGTTTTCTTCGGTGATTTCCCAATCATGACTGAAATGGGTACATTCATCATCAACGGTGGTGAACGTATTATCGTTTCTCAGTTAGTTCGTTCTCCTGGTGTTTATTTCAACGATAAAGTTGATAAAAACGGTAAAGTTGGTTACGGTTCAACTGTAATTCCTAACCGTGGAGCTTGGCTTGAATTAGAAACAGATTCAAAAGACATTGCTTACACACGTATTGACCGTACACGTAAAATTCCATTTACAACACTTGTACGTGCACTTGGTTTCTCAGGTGATGATGAAATCGTGGATATCTTCGGTGACAGCGAGCTTGTTCGTAATACTATTGAAAAAGATATTCATAAAAATCCAGCAGATTCACGTACTGACGAAGCGCTTAAAGAAATTTACGAACGCCTTCGTCCAGGTGAACCAAAAACAGCCGATAGCTCACGTAGTTTGCTTGTAGCTCGTTTCTTTGACCCACGTCGTTATGACTTGGCAGCTGTTGGACGTTACAAAATCAATAAAAAACTTAACGTCAAGACTCGTCTCTTGAACCAAACTATAGCTGAAAACTTGGTTGATACTGAAACTGGTGAAATTCTTGTTGAAGCTGGTACAGTAATGACACGTGACGTGATTGATTCAATTGCTGAACAATTAGATGGTGACCTTAACAAATTTGTTTACACACCAAATGATTACGCTGTTGTCACTGAACCTGTCGTTCTTCAAAAATTCAAAGTTGTGTCACCGGTTGACCCAGACCGCGTTGTTACAATCGTAGGTAATGCAAATCCTGATGATAAAGCGCGTGCACTTACACCAGCAGACATCTTGGCTGAAATGTCATACTTCCTTAATCTTGCTGAAGGTCTTGGTAAAGTTGACGATATCGACCACCTTGGTAACCGTCGTATTCGTGCCGTTGGTGAATTGCTTGCTAACCAATTCCGTATTGGTCTTGCTCGTATGGAACGTAATGTTCGTGAACGTATGTCAGTTCAAGACAATGAAGTGTTGACACCACAACAAATCATCAACATTCGTCCTGTAACTGCGGCTGTTAAAGAATTCTTCGGTTCTTCTCAATTGTCACAGTTCATGGACCAACACAACCCACTTTCTGAATTGTCTCACAAACGTCGTTTGTCAGCCTTAGGACCTGGTGGTTTGACTCGTGACCGTGCTGGTTATGAAGTTCGTGACGTGCACTACACTCACTATGGTCGTATGTGTCCGATTGAAACTCCTGAAGGACCTAACATCGGTTTGATTAATAACTTGTCAACATACGGACATCTTAATAAATATGGTTTCATCCAAACACCATATCGTAAAGTTGACCGTACTACTGGTGTGGTTACAAACGAAATTGTTTGGTTGACTGCCGATGAAGAAGATGAATACACGGTAGCGCAAGCTAACTCGAAACTTAACGAAGATGGAACATTCGCTGAAGAAATTGTTATGGGACGTCATCAAGGTAATAACCAAGAATTCCCATCAAACATCGTTGACTTCGTGGATGTTTCTCCTAAACAAGTAGTTGCCGTTGCGACAGCATGTATTCCTTTCCTTGAAAATGATGATTCAAACCGTGCCCTTATGGGTGCCAACATGCAACGTCAAGCGGTGCCATTGATTGACCCACATGCACCATATGTTGGTACTGGTATGGAATATCAAGCAGCTCACGATTCTGGTGCCGCTGTTATCGCTAAACATGATGGACGCGTAGTCTTCTCAGACGCTGAAAAAGTTGAAGTTCGTCGTGAAGATGGTTCACTTGATGTTTACCACATTACTAAATTCCGTCGTTCAAACTCAGGTACAGCATACAACCAACGTACACTTGTTAAAGTTGGTGATATTGTTGAAAAAGGTGACTTCATTGCTGACGGACCTTCTATGGAAAAAGGTGAAATGGCACTTGGTCAAAACCCA
Coding sequences within:
- the pbp1b gene encoding penicillin-binding protein PBP1B codes for the protein MFKRNKEKKKTNHQKLSVIDLGSVALRTVKLLTDFFYIIIILFGMLGAGTAFGYLASQIDSVKVPSKESLVSQVTSLTRISEMSYSDGSSIASIDTDLLRTPVESDEISDNVKKAIIATEDENFESHDGVVPKAVFRATLASVLGLGETSGGSTLTQQLIKQQILGDDPTFRRKSREIIYALALERYLSKDEILTDYLNVSPFGRNNKGENIAGIEEAAQGIFGVSASDLTIPQAAFLAGLPQSPIVYSPYTATGQLKDEEDMAYGLSRQQDVLYNIYRAGYLTKAEYEEYKAYDVSRDFIQPESTTTSEHDFLYYAVLEEAQDIMYDYLVEQNGVSEQELKNDSTKESYQKLALEALQQGGYTVKTTIDKDVYNTMQNAVAQYGSTLDQGSSQTVEVGNVLMDNSTGAILGFIGGRDYSTNQNNHAFDTARSPGSSIKPIIAYGIAIDQGLLGSASMLSNYPTTFSSGQSIMHGSEEGTAMVTLQEALNTSWNIPAYWTYQMLLNDDVDVESYMKKMGYDIDDYSIESLPLGGGIETTVLQQVNAYQMISNGGVYLKGYMVDSITDSQGNVIYQHKANPVRVFSEATASILNQLLKEVITGGGTTKFYADLKSLNATAASADWTGKTGTTDNYTDVWLVLSTPKVTLGGWAGNDDNTSLPDAAGYSYNAQYMAYLVNAIYNADSSVLGVGKKYSLSSNVIKSTVLKATGLQPGTVTVNGRSLTVSGETTTSYWAKNGAGTMTYKFAIGGTDSDYTKAWESLLSNSSITTSSSN
- the rpoB gene encoding DNA-directed RNA polymerase subunit beta produces the protein MAGHEVQYGKHRTRRSFSRIKEVLDLPNLIEIQTDSFKDFLDNGLREVFEDVLPITNFTDTMELEFVGYELKEPKYTLEEARIHDASYSAPIFVTFRLINKETGEIKTQEVFFGDFPIMTEMGTFIINGGERIIVSQLVRSPGVYFNDKVDKNGKVGYGSTVIPNRGAWLELETDSKDIAYTRIDRTRKIPFTTLVRALGFSGDDEIVDIFGDSELVRNTIEKDIHKNPADSRTDEALKEIYERLRPGEPKTADSSRSLLVARFFDPRRYDLAAVGRYKINKKLNVKTRLLNQTIAENLVDTETGEILVEAGTVMTRDVIDSIAEQLDGDLNKFVYTPNDYAVVTEPVVLQKFKVVSPVDPDRVVTIVGNANPDDKARALTPADILAEMSYFLNLAEGLGKVDDIDHLGNRRIRAVGELLANQFRIGLARMERNVRERMSVQDNEVLTPQQIINIRPVTAAVKEFFGSSQLSQFMDQHNPLSELSHKRRLSALGPGGLTRDRAGYEVRDVHYTHYGRMCPIETPEGPNIGLINNLSTYGHLNKYGFIQTPYRKVDRTTGVVTNEIVWLTADEEDEYTVAQANSKLNEDGTFAEEIVMGRHQGNNQEFPSNIVDFVDVSPKQVVAVATACIPFLENDDSNRALMGANMQRQAVPLIDPHAPYVGTGMEYQAAHDSGAAVIAKHDGRVVFSDAEKVEVRREDGSLDVYHITKFRRSNSGTAYNQRTLVKVGDIVEKGDFIADGPSMEKGEMALGQNPIVAYMTWDGYNYEDAVIMSERLVKEDVYTSVHLEEFESETRDTKLGPEEITREIPNVGEEALKDLDEMGIIRIGAEVKEGDILVGKVTPKGEKDLSAEERLLHAIFGDKSREVRDTSLRVPHGGDGVVRDVKIFTRANGDELQSGVNMLVRVYIAQKRKIKVGDKMAGRHGNKGVVSRIVPVEDMPYLPDGTPVDIMLNPLGVPSRMNIGQVMELHLGMAARNLGIHIATPVFDGATSEDLWDTVREAGMDSDAKTVLYDGRTGEPFDNRVSVGIMYMIKLHHMVDDKLHARSVGPYSLVTQQPLGGKAQFGGQRFGEMEVWALEAYGASNVLQEILTYKSDDVTGRLKAYEAITKGKPIPKPGVPESFRVLVKELQSLGLDMRVLDEDDNEVELRDLDEGEDDDVMHVDDLEKARQKQETESAEKVGVSAEENK